TATGGCAAATAAGCATGGGGCAGACCACCTGTAATTGATCTACAGGAAGTAAGTTAGCATTGGACAGTCCAGCATAATTGGTTGTATATCAAGTACATTAGCATTATACAGACCACAATAATTTATTCTACAGCAAGTACATTAGGACTGGACAGACCAGCATAATTAGTTCTATgcagataaattttaattaattttatttttaattaaatagcaacaatcaataataattaaagtaattttacattgttaCCTGGGGAATGTAGTGGTATCAAGTAACTGGCAAATGATTTCTGGATCTTCTTGGCCCCTTCCGATAAGAACTAACACTCCCATGATGCATCGTACTTGATGCCACAGAAAGCCTTTACTAGTCAAAACAAATTCACACATATCgaatcctaaaaaataaaaaaccaaagcactattataaatataccattttaagtAATTTGCTTATGATATAagcttaaaaaaaagtaaaacgtaTCATctctttttgtaataaataaatactttactacacatttagtcttatttttgcaatattacattttaatacagaaatatatttttttaattttactccatATTTAGGATCTATAAAAAAACGTATGAAAAATTACAATGCTCTACCCACACCATTTAGAACTACTATATTTTAGTGAAAAACACAGACAAATGCATCCTgattataaaagtatttcttttttttccaaaCGAAAAATTTAATCCCTGTTTACAAGGAGAGTTGGGAAACTGGTTCAGTTGACCTAGAGACATAGAGTCTTCATTTGCCAAACCCAACCAGGCAAACCCAAAGCTGCaaagattaaacattttgttaaacagtgtttacaattttttcagtAATGATAAGTAAGCCTATGTTTAAATGCTCTAAATATGTCCTACAACCATATATTTTGAGGTGGCTTTTATAGTTATTTCTAAATACCAACTACTTGAACATTAGTTTCATGAAAGTTGAACACGacttttctatttattactttatttattttacatttattacaaaattatctttatagtatataaataaataattcttaccAGAGCCTTTATGACAACTTGATTTGGATATTATCTCTATTGCAGCCTTGTCAATTGTTCTTTCAAATGCTACAACGCCATTGGCAACATCCATCTTACATAGGTTTCTAAAATCATGAGTTCCAATGAGGTATTCAGCTCCTTTCTGCATTGCCTGTTTATTAACAGTCAAATCAAGTACAAACCCATTGAACTAGagaaagtattcaaaaaattttacatcttaGATGTAAAACCTCATATGGAATCACAAACAATGacgtacacattttaaaataatataatcattgTAAAGAGCATGGCTGAGGCAATGGCAGtggtaatttaaactaatatttttgacAATGTGGTAAATATCATTgactaataaaattttatatttatttgaagaatttatggaaatttaaaaatatttaaaataaaatatgattgatgctgttcttatttatataactttaaatgtaattgtacaaattatataaataaagttttgagtttgaatttattgttataaatttatacaagtCCTATATTTTCTTACGATagactatttttaaaatgcagAACAGAAAATAATCCAGTAGAATTGAATGGACTTCTCTCGGTTACAGGACAAGACCAGTCCTAACAATCTAATGGTTAAAAACCTATTATTGAGAGTTTAGCTTACACCCATTTTGTAATGTTGGCAAATTATATGAATGTCATTTACTCattccatttaatttattttcttgaaaagttCATTTCTCTAACAAGCCCAAATAAACGTTacttattattctttgtttacaaaaaaaaggaattgtcaaactatttagtaatataataatctGCACCATATGTTTACTTTCAGGGAATCTTGATGTTGAATATAACATTTCCTTTTGGTTGCTAGAAGTTCCAATCAATTACCTGTGACATAATTCATGTGAAAATGTCATTGATCacgtacaaaatatatttaaaataactggtATCAGTATCATTGAGAATTTAAATTGCTCACTGAACATGTTTAGGATAGACAATACtgcatatttaatttcatatggATTTTATACATCGGTAAATGTAGAACATTGTGATGACAGTTTAAGATATTCCCAGTGTAAAATTCACatagttattgaattttagtcTACATAAACAACTCAGAAGTATGTACGATGATTTTATCCCTTGTTTTTAGCCAATCTGgtgattttctatatttacattttaccagTTTATCCAACTATCATTTTATACTGTTCACTTAAAACTGGTACTTTAGATAAATATGCTGAAAATGCTGTTTGACAATAGTCATGAATTTTTGTTCTGCTAATAACAACACACATTCTCCCGAGTGGCACCATTATGTGACCATTTTTGATACAAACTTTAACTAATGTGTACATCCGAAGGTCACTGCAGATGGATACTTGCACTAAACATTTCAACACTGTACATAAGGTGGGATTTGTCAGAATTTCCTTATTAGTTTGGTAGTTATGACCTTTTAACACTCTCAGCGTGACTTAAAGATTTATGTACAGTACAGTAATGggcaaaaagtgttaaaatatataaaaactttttaaatttctgtatttataaaaaaaactgaaaatgatCAAATAGCTATTCCTTATACACATGTCTGCTCTACTCTATTATATTTTAGGACTAtaactggttttttttaatattatgcagTGAACTTCAGAAAAGGCAATTGCATCTTTTGTTATAACTGGTACTGGATTTTGGCAATCGCTATAACTCCAAAGTTCTGGTATGTGAGAATATCAgcttttctaaaataatttattaatttttttattcaaatgaaaaaaCATTCCTCTTacataataagtattttatagcAAGCTGATCTGGAACTTATTATTatgatgttttattaatttttaatagctgGAAAATATATTCTTAGATTCACATACATTCATAAAAAGATGAACACACATAatgatttttctattaaaaaaaaatataattcattatcttaaataataaattaagctgtatttataaaatttctcatagatttatttaatttaatttataattatagcaACTAATCAGTAAAACGTACAACATAACATACTAGTAACTATAACTCTAGTACATAACAAACATATTATGAGAGGGAGgtgaaaatgttacaataaaacagtattttcattataaattaagaaaaaaatatgtaaattagtgtatattatacactaatatacattgtagaaatgtttaatattagttgtatttaagtttcatttttttgtaattaatatatcactatattaaattaatttgttatcaaaacaaattgatacaaacaaaatttacttcccatctcattttattgaaatttgtttaaggTAAATGATATTGTTACTTTTAAGTGGattgttcttattaaaaaaacatacattttcagtataTGACACACACACTACTAGTCCATTTACTTGAGTGTTCTGGTTCAACTTACATGTAGATTTAGGTCCCCTCTTGGGAAGAAATATCTATAAGTCCTCCTCTTGCAATCAAATCTGGCACTGAAGTTTTCAGGTACAGGCTTCCATGCAATTGTACGTATATCTTTAGGTAAGAGTCTGTTCAGCATCTTACAGTATTCCAGGGGAGGATCACCTTCTTTGGCTGCTCGCACTGTCAGAGAAATTAccttaaaagtgaaaaaaatcttGAATCAAAAATAATCCTTCAACCGCTATACCACACATCACACAATGAAGATACATGAAACTGTcctaaaataactataaaacccaataataacaacaacaatatatattaatCCGATTCTCAACTTTTACTActacttataacaaaatatattaagttggCAGTCAAGACAAGTTGTTGCAGACTGTCCTAGCTACATtctcttaaaattactttaaggctttaaaaattaattttttaaatagaagacATAGGAGAAAACGAGTCAACTGCAAATCTTTGAGGACGTTTTGAATGTCTTTagtaataaatgattttaattacatatgttaATGATTCAATTTTCCAGAGAAAATCCATCAATTACTCACTTGGTCAAAAGCACTGACAGTTTTATCAGTTCGGCCACATCTGTTGTAGTTGGAGCTCTCCCGACTCTCTATTAGACAGCATTTTTTCAGAGCAGCAAAAAGGTGATGCTCTATTGTATTGGTACTGTCTTCAATAGAGGCAAACCCCTGATAGTCCCAGCCCAAATACAGCAGCTTAATCGCTATGTGATGTTTTGGGAATCTAAATAAACATTACTTAATGTTATAGATTGAATTAGTgcgtaatatttcttaaaattatgattattatatatttttaagtagtaaGGAAATTGGCAAAAAATGagctgaaaaatgtaaaaacatgcaTTAAAGCTTGGTCACCCTAAATATAGTCGTAAAGGGATGATTTGACATAGTGGCAATGTTACAgcttaccaataaaaatataattaacaagaaacacttaaaaaataatttaaaaaaataaattaataaaaaacaaagatctGCCTCATGGCCCACTGCCCACTGAATACATCAATAATAAATGATGAAAGGCAAAAACTATAGTCTCTATACTGTCTACATACTTGTGTACTTTTGTATttcaaaagttaaacaaatttaaaatgtttgcaacCTTAAGATTTTCCTTTATGAAAGTAAGTGGCAGAAGATATACCTTTACCACTGTTTCCttggtttaaaactttaaaaagtctATTACATGTACTTCAGAATACATGAAAATCTTGTATGAAATAACTTCTATATGGCATGGCTTCATGAGAAACATTTAATCTCTgagaaaaaagttacaaaatttcttCATGGACAAAAAGGCACCTCCTTATATATAGTCAATGTACTCTCGGAGCAATTGAAAGACGACTCCAtggtcgcctgatgatgaaacctttggtttcgaaaggcctcgtccaaaaaataaataatttggaaaagtattgtattatttacatttagtggtATTTATATTGTCAACATGTTTTTGAATAGTGTACAGCAACTTTCTCTGGGTCCAAGGCCTGCGATGGCTCTCAATGCCCGTTTTTGTAGTAGTAGGATTTTGTTCAGATTTTCTGCTGAAGATGTTTTCCCATAATGCGAGACCATACCGTATGTTGGATTCAAACAGGGCAAAGTATGCTGTTCTGCCAATCTCAACACTGATTGTTAATTTCATAATTCTTCTTATTACATAGATTACACCACTCAGTTTTTTGAAGATGTTATCAATATGAGAGGCCCAAGATAGTGTATTTTCTATGGTTATACCCAGATAATTAGCTTCTTCTACTAGTGTGAGTTAGATAGGGGGCATATGTGATGTTTATTCTTACcccatataattttttttttttatttactctcaTTTACTATTATTTGGACAGTATTCCAATGCCACATTCATTACAATCTAAGAACTTATTTCAAGATTGACAGGAGCATTTTTACTCAGCATTAAGACGGTGTCATCAGCATGCATTATTCTTGCATTTCCTGCTATATATCTTGTGAAATCACTGGTAAAAATTATGTAGAAGGCTGAACCTAAGACTAACTCTTGTGATACTTCTCTGTTCACATATACAGATTCATATATTACTGTATCTATTGTCTTACAATTGTTATGTTTTACTTGTACCAAATTGTTTTCTACCAGTGATGTAGAACTGAAACAGTTTCAGTGCCATTCCATGAACACCTACATGTTCAAGTTTCTGTAAAATAACATATGTAGTTGTATAATAACAATTAAGTTTCCATACTCAGCCtctatttcttataaaaactacTTAATTTGTCTATGTAAAAACGCTTGGTTTTCACCTCTGATCTATagttttaatcaaaagtttaaacaCTTTCTGCTTGATTTTCCACGTAAACCTTCCTGGTGAATAATACAATGGATTGTCAGATAAGTTACTCCACTCTTCCTAAGCAACCATACTAATCCAGACTTTTTACATACCATTGCTGGTGCTTCATCTGTAATAATGGCTAAACACTTAACAAAGCCCTCCTATTCTGTCAATTGCTTTCTTTAAAGGCTCATAAATGTGTTTTCGTTTTGTTGTTCCATTGAGACAACAACAAAATCAAATAGTTCCTCCTTACTAGATAAGTCTAGAAAGGTATTAGTACAAGAGCTGGGTGGCATCTGATTGATCAGTACTTTCATCCAAACAAAGTGAAAAATTTAGCTTTTATAGCGTAGCCAAGCAAAGATGTTTCTACTTGTTCACTCATTTTCACACTATTTCTTGGTATAGTATGATGTGAAAGTGCCACAAATTCAAATTTCTCAGCTATTTTTTAATCCTCAAAAGCACTTGGTATTTCAATAgcacgtttaaaaattaaattgccatccatcagtaaaaggtttctTTGCCCTGGCCAGCTCAAGAGATACATCATAAGATACAAACAAGGAATGAGTTTTGAAATGCAATATTTGACTAAACGTACAAGTTTATTGTTTAAGCTTCTTCTTTAAACCTGCAACTAAAGTACAGTACTCTAACTTACATCTGTATATGTAGTATACTTATTTTCATGTATTGTTGAGCAATGTTTTCTCATGTTTTATATTCCTTAGGTACTGAAACAACTTGCATGCATACCAAATACTGCAGTTATCCTTTATTGTTAATAATCAAGTAATTATGTTCCCAACTTTCCTTGTAAGTCCGTTTTGCTGCCAAATTTGCATTTTACTGATTTCCTACTTATTTTTGTACCAGCATTTATTGTTCAATTCATTGCCAATGCAATTTCTAACTTATTACATTCTGAAACGCAATGTTCACATATcttatatattacaatgaaagTTCAAATACTTTTGTAAATGGATTAATGAGGATAACATTTTTGACTTTAATGCACGATTTGAAAGGAACAATAATACTGTGAAGTCCAGTAGTATTTTGTCTGACTGTGTGGCTCTCGCAGTGGGGAAAGCATTATATTGCTCGACACACAAGCAACAATACAACTGATAATTACACAACTCGGCTTTGTCAAGTTAAACTGGCAAAATTAACAGATTGCGACCATTTGTTATGCCTcaaaatatcagtaaatatttaattttgatacagTTACAACTagcttattttaaatagtttaaatttattacattacaagatcGCTTCCAAAAGAACTACATttctaataatttgtaatatgtttGTCAAAAAGCTTTTGCAGGCTGCCAATTGGTTGCCCCTGGGCCATATGGATGCTGTaactttattactaatatttaatgactcataataaatatgattaaatattgttttaactaatCTATACTAAACTAGTAGTTGTTCTAAAGAGTAAATTCTATGGAAGCTAGTTGATTTTATCTGTGAAAGGTGGCATCatcttttattgaaatttattaatatcaaatttgtGACTCTGGCCAACTTTTTCCAAATGTCAGCTAAGATGAGTGGGCTTT
The Homalodisca vitripennis isolate AUS2020 chromosome 1, UT_GWSS_2.1, whole genome shotgun sequence DNA segment above includes these coding regions:
- the LOC124359965 gene encoding tRNA pseudouridine(38/39) synthase; the protein is MCDEQEENAEHLLFDCPAIAKELINRILQLEAHNKQLKSIVAKQNDSKAKQDNENRKRKRPFDFSRFPKHHIAIKLLYLGWDYQGFASIEDSTNTIEHHLFAALKKCCLIESRESSNYNRCGRTDKTVSAFDQVISLTVRAAKEGDPPLEYCKMLNRLLPKDIRTIAWKPVPENFSARFDCKRRTYRYFFPRGDLNLHAMQKGAEYLIGTHDFRNLCKMDVANGVVAFERTIDKAAIEIISKSSCHKGSGFDMCEFVLTSKGFLWHQVRCIMGVLVLIGRGQEDPEIICQLLDTTTFPRKPQYCLAVGEPLNLFHCDFDLDNWIVEKSSINEVVQTLQQEWATHSIKGVMIEQMLIGLHRITDSVNLSLQSGGLLQGTQSKVYTPLSKRPTCESLETRIAHYVEKGRIEV